From Cronobacter turicensis z3032, the proteins below share one genomic window:
- the nac gene encoding Nitrogen assimilation regulatory protein nac — MASSYNLSAYISHAIFLKTGKHLAKPVTTSLPALALAFRTGGKMNLRRLKYFVKIVDIGSLTQAAEVLHIAQPALSQQVATLEGEMDQQLLIRTKRGVTPTEAGKILYAHARTILRQCEQAQLAVNNVGQTLQGQVSVGLAPGTAASSVTMPLLQAVRAELPDVLVYLHEDSGAALNDKLLSGQLDMAVLYDRAPVAGLTSQPLIKEDLFLVGTRDCPGQSVDLTSVAQMNLFLPRDYSAVRKRVDEAFSLRRLTAKIIGEIESVSTLSAAIASGMGVTVLPESAARSLASSTNGWLARITSPSMTLPLSLNVSSRAPLTPQAQAVKDILLSLVARPALENRELLLVG, encoded by the coding sequence ATCGCTTCCTCTTATAATTTAAGCGCTTATATAAGCCATGCCATCTTTTTAAAAACTGGCAAGCATCTTGCAAAACCTGTTACGACATCATTGCCGGCATTGGCTCTGGCATTCCGTACAGGAGGCAAAATGAACTTAAGACGACTGAAATACTTCGTGAAAATCGTCGATATCGGTAGCCTGACGCAGGCGGCGGAAGTGCTGCATATCGCGCAGCCCGCGTTAAGCCAGCAGGTCGCGACGCTCGAAGGGGAGATGGATCAGCAACTGTTGATTCGTACCAAACGGGGCGTCACGCCAACGGAAGCCGGGAAAATCCTTTATGCGCATGCCCGCACCATTTTGCGCCAGTGTGAGCAGGCGCAGCTTGCCGTCAACAATGTCGGCCAGACGCTTCAGGGCCAGGTTTCTGTCGGGCTTGCGCCTGGTACGGCCGCCTCCTCGGTGACTATGCCGCTGTTGCAGGCCGTGCGCGCCGAACTCCCGGACGTGTTGGTGTATCTGCATGAAGACAGCGGTGCTGCGCTGAACGATAAACTGCTGAGCGGCCAGCTCGATATGGCGGTGTTATATGACCGCGCGCCGGTGGCCGGGCTCACCAGCCAGCCGCTCATTAAAGAAGATCTGTTCCTGGTCGGCACGCGCGATTGTCCGGGGCAGAGCGTGGATCTGACGAGCGTCGCCCAGATGAATCTCTTCCTGCCGCGCGATTACAGCGCCGTGCGCAAGCGTGTGGATGAAGCTTTCTCGCTACGCCGACTGACCGCGAAAATCATCGGAGAAATCGAATCGGTGTCCACGTTGAGCGCCGCAATTGCCAGCGGTATGGGGGTAACGGTGTTGCCGGAATCCGCGGCGCGCTCGCTCGCCAGCTCGACGAACGGCTGGCTCGCCCGTATTACCAGCCCGTCAATGACGCTGCCGCTCTCGCTCAATGTCTCCTCCCGCGCGCCGTTAACGCCGCAGGCGCAGGCCGTGAAAGATATTCTGCTGTCGCTGGTGGCGCGTCCGGCGCTGGAAAACCGCGAGCTGTTGCTGGTGGGCTGA
- the ycgF gene encoding Uncharacterized protein ycgF: MLSTLIYRSRLKADIDHESLAAIVRQAQTRNAAMQVSGILVFDGYQFLQVLEGPLSSVDALFERISRDERHDFIVELMRDYAPHRHFENVGMALFDLRHVKAHAVLKSVVKSSVVPFNLAREARVYKFIRSFLRNPHRQQISRQFTPDAWRVEPPPQQQPGYDLPPALMDIACQFALQPIVEPLTCKIKAFEALIRSPDGGSPAALFASMSSETLYNVDLHSKEKAFALAKAVNIGSQMISVNLLPGSLVQAPDAVEILLAQIARQGLLPQQVIVEVTESEVISRFDEFEFVIRQLRAAGINLAIDDFGAGFAGLSLLTRFQPGRIKIDRSIVADIHLHGPKQAIVLGIIRCCAELEITVVAEGVEKVEEWCWLETVGIKYFQGYLFARPLLNRAPSVSWPTAR; encoded by the coding sequence ATGCTATCTACCCTCATTTACCGCAGTCGGCTTAAAGCTGATATCGACCATGAAAGTCTGGCCGCGATCGTGAGGCAGGCACAGACGCGTAATGCCGCGATGCAGGTCAGCGGCATTCTGGTGTTTGATGGCTACCAGTTTCTGCAGGTGCTTGAAGGGCCGTTGAGCTCGGTTGACGCCCTGTTCGAACGCATCAGCCGGGACGAGCGGCACGATTTCATCGTTGAGCTGATGCGCGACTACGCGCCGCATCGGCACTTTGAAAACGTCGGCATGGCGCTGTTCGACCTGCGCCATGTCAAAGCCCATGCGGTACTGAAGTCGGTAGTTAAATCCAGCGTGGTGCCGTTCAATCTCGCCCGTGAAGCGAGGGTGTATAAATTTATCCGCTCCTTCCTTCGTAACCCGCATCGCCAGCAGATCTCGCGCCAGTTTACACCGGATGCCTGGCGGGTCGAACCGCCGCCCCAGCAGCAACCTGGGTACGACTTGCCGCCCGCCTTGATGGATATCGCCTGCCAGTTTGCCCTGCAGCCGATTGTGGAGCCGCTGACCTGCAAAATTAAAGCGTTTGAGGCGCTGATCCGTTCTCCCGATGGCGGCTCGCCTGCCGCCTTGTTTGCGTCGATGTCCAGCGAAACGCTCTATAACGTCGATCTTCATTCCAAAGAAAAAGCTTTCGCGCTGGCGAAAGCGGTGAATATCGGCAGCCAGATGATTTCAGTCAACCTGCTGCCCGGATCGCTGGTGCAGGCTCCGGATGCGGTTGAGATCTTACTGGCACAGATAGCGCGTCAGGGCCTGTTACCGCAGCAAGTCATTGTTGAGGTCACCGAGAGCGAAGTGATTTCGCGTTTTGATGAGTTTGAGTTTGTGATTCGCCAGTTACGCGCTGCGGGCATCAACCTGGCGATAGACGACTTTGGCGCCGGGTTTGCCGGGCTGTCGCTGCTTACGCGCTTTCAGCCCGGGCGCATTAAAATCGACCGCAGCATCGTTGCTGATATCCATCTTCATGGCCCGAAACAGGCCATTGTCCTCGGCATCATCCGGTGCTGTGCTGAGCTTGAGATAACGGTGGTAGCGGAAGGCGTGGAGAAAGTGGAGGAGTGGTGCTGGCTGGAAACGGTGGGCATTAAATATTTCCAGGGCTATCTGTTCGCCAGGCCGCTATTAAACCGCGCCCCGTCGGTAAGCTGGCCCACGGCCAGATAA
- the amn gene encoding AMP nucleosidase, protein MCHVGSGDQMNTTATPLTPDEALDKLEALYDDAVNALRDAIAAFINEGRLPDEAQRAQGLFVYPQLRVCWDGDGSKAEKTRAYGRFTHAGCYTTTVTRPGLFRSYLREQLILLYEDYGATIEVGPSQHEIPYPYVIDGSALTLDRSMSAGLTRHFPTTELAQIGDETADGIFHPTEFYPLSHFDARRVDFSLARLRHYTGTPVEHFQPFVLFTNYTRYVDEFVRWGCSQILDPDSPYVALSCAGGSWITADTEAPEAAISDLAWKKHQMPAWHLITADGQGITLVNIGVGPSNAKTICDHLAVLRPDVWLMIGHCGGLRESQSIGDYVLAHAYLRDDHVLDAVLPPDIPVPSIAEVQRALYDATKLVSNMPGEEVKQRLRTGTVVTTDDRNWELRYSASALRFNLSRAVAIDMESATIAAQGYRFRVPYGTLLCVSDKPLHGEIKLPGQANRFYEGAISEHLQIGIRAIDLLRAEGERLHSRKLRTFNEPPFR, encoded by the coding sequence CTGTGCCACGTGGGATCAGGAGACCAGATGAATACCACTGCAACACCTCTGACGCCCGATGAGGCGCTCGACAAACTGGAAGCGTTATATGATGACGCGGTTAACGCGCTGCGCGACGCGATTGCAGCCTTTATTAACGAAGGACGCCTGCCGGATGAGGCGCAGCGCGCGCAGGGATTATTTGTGTATCCGCAGTTGCGGGTATGCTGGGACGGCGACGGAAGCAAAGCCGAGAAGACGCGCGCCTACGGGCGATTCACCCATGCGGGGTGTTACACCACGACCGTGACGCGCCCCGGACTGTTTCGCAGCTACCTGCGCGAACAGCTGATCCTGCTGTATGAAGATTACGGCGCGACGATTGAAGTCGGCCCGTCGCAGCATGAAATCCCCTACCCGTATGTGATTGACGGCTCGGCGCTGACGCTGGACCGCTCGATGAGCGCGGGTCTGACCCGCCACTTCCCGACCACCGAGCTGGCGCAAATTGGCGATGAGACCGCCGACGGTATTTTCCACCCGACCGAGTTTTACCCGCTGTCGCACTTCGACGCCCGCCGCGTTGATTTCTCACTGGCGCGCCTGCGCCACTACACCGGCACGCCGGTCGAGCATTTCCAGCCCTTCGTGCTCTTTACCAACTATACGCGCTATGTCGATGAGTTCGTGCGCTGGGGATGCAGCCAGATCCTTGATCCGGACAGCCCCTACGTGGCCCTCTCCTGCGCGGGCGGCAGCTGGATCACCGCCGATACCGAAGCGCCGGAAGCGGCGATTTCCGATCTCGCCTGGAAAAAACATCAGATGCCCGCCTGGCATTTAATTACCGCCGACGGTCAGGGCATTACGCTGGTGAATATCGGCGTCGGGCCGTCGAACGCCAAAACGATTTGCGACCACCTCGCGGTACTGCGCCCGGATGTCTGGCTGATGATCGGCCACTGCGGCGGCCTGCGCGAAAGCCAGTCGATCGGCGATTATGTGCTGGCGCACGCGTATCTGCGCGACGATCACGTGCTGGACGCGGTGCTGCCGCCGGATATTCCGGTGCCGAGCATCGCCGAAGTGCAGCGCGCGCTCTATGACGCTACGAAGCTGGTGAGCAATATGCCGGGCGAGGAAGTGAAGCAGCGGCTGCGCACCGGCACCGTGGTGACCACGGACGACCGCAACTGGGAGCTGCGCTACTCCGCCTCGGCGCTGCGCTTTAACCTGAGCCGTGCGGTGGCTATCGATATGGAAAGCGCGACTATCGCCGCCCAGGGTTATCGCTTCCGTGTGCCCTATGGCACGCTGCTGTGTGTTTCCGATAAACCGCTGCATGGCGAGATCAAGTTGCCGGGCCAGGCGAACCGCTTCTACGAGGGCGCGATTTCCGAACACCTGCAGATTGGCATTCGCGCCATCGATTTGCTGCGTGCCGAGGGTGAACGCCTGCACTCGCGCAAACTGCGCACCTTTAACGAGCCGCCCTTCCGCTGA